In Microbacterium galbinum, a single window of DNA contains:
- a CDS encoding amidohydrolase, protein MRVDTIFTNARIRTLDADRPAAHSIGVLGGRIVGFDDDLHGVDADRVVDLGGQPVLPGFHDAHHHLSLTGFRLASLNLRPGAVNSLDELYEAVRVHAEGLAPDAWVRGSGYDQNFLEAHPTAEGLDRVAGGRPVILEHVSGHMMVANTKAFELAGYTGREGFPEIAGGGIPRDAAGRPQGLLQESAMAPIFALVRPMSLDEVQRNLGLASDQALSYGLTSVTEPGIGEIRMVGNSPLDYHAYQSAVEQRQLRVRTTLMPYITVLHPFTDLPDKDVLGLDLGIRTGLGDDMLRVGPVKIVADGSFIGRSAAMHACFHGEADNFGVLLHEPEALRDYIVGAHRAGWTVATHAIGDRAITHVLDAIEHAQRIAPRPDVRHRIEHFALASDDDIARAARLGVIPVPQGVFVSDFGDGMAAAVAADRRDDIYRVKSLADAGIVINGSTDSPISDANPLVSIRDMVLRRTSGGEVLGERERVTVDEAVRAYTYGSAYAVGQEHATGTLKIGMLADFIALSDDLYEIEPERIAEQYVTTTVVGGEVVFER, encoded by the coding sequence ATGCGCGTCGACACCATCTTCACCAACGCCCGCATCCGCACGCTCGATGCCGACCGCCCCGCGGCGCACAGCATCGGCGTGCTGGGCGGCCGCATCGTCGGCTTCGACGACGACCTCCACGGCGTCGATGCGGACCGGGTGGTCGACCTCGGCGGTCAGCCCGTGCTGCCCGGGTTCCACGACGCGCACCACCACCTCTCGCTCACGGGCTTCCGTCTCGCGTCGCTGAACCTGCGCCCCGGCGCGGTGAACTCGCTCGACGAGCTGTACGAGGCGGTGCGCGTGCACGCCGAGGGGCTGGCGCCGGATGCCTGGGTGCGGGGTTCCGGCTACGACCAGAACTTCCTCGAGGCGCATCCGACGGCCGAGGGGCTCGACCGGGTCGCGGGCGGGCGGCCCGTGATCCTCGAGCACGTCTCGGGGCACATGATGGTCGCGAACACGAAGGCTTTCGAGCTCGCGGGGTACACCGGACGCGAGGGGTTCCCCGAGATCGCGGGCGGCGGCATCCCCCGCGACGCCGCCGGCCGGCCGCAGGGCCTGCTGCAGGAGTCGGCGATGGCCCCGATCTTCGCGCTCGTGCGGCCGATGAGCCTCGACGAGGTGCAGCGCAACCTGGGGCTCGCGAGCGATCAGGCCCTGAGCTACGGACTCACCTCGGTCACCGAGCCGGGGATCGGCGAGATCCGGATGGTGGGCAACAGTCCGCTCGACTACCACGCCTACCAGTCGGCGGTCGAGCAGCGGCAGCTGCGGGTGCGCACCACCCTCATGCCGTACATCACGGTGCTGCACCCCTTCACCGACCTCCCCGACAAGGACGTGCTCGGCCTCGACCTCGGCATCCGCACCGGTCTCGGCGACGACATGCTGCGCGTCGGACCGGTGAAGATCGTCGCCGACGGATCGTTCATCGGACGCTCGGCCGCCATGCACGCCTGCTTCCACGGCGAGGCCGACAACTTCGGCGTGCTGCTGCACGAGCCCGAGGCGCTGCGCGACTACATCGTCGGCGCGCACCGGGCCGGGTGGACGGTCGCGACCCACGCGATCGGCGACCGGGCGATCACGCACGTGCTCGACGCGATCGAGCACGCGCAGCGCATCGCTCCGCGCCCCGACGTGCGGCACCGCATCGAGCACTTCGCGCTCGCGAGCGACGACGACATCGCCCGCGCTGCGCGGCTGGGTGTCATCCCCGTGCCGCAGGGCGTGTTCGTGTCGGACTTCGGCGACGGCATGGCCGCGGCGGTCGCCGCCGACCGGCGGGACGACATCTACCGGGTCAAGTCGCTGGCGGATGCCGGCATCGTGATCAACGGTTCGACCGATTCGCCCATCTCCGACGCCAACCCTCTCGTGTCGATCCGCGACATGGTGCTGCGGCGCACGAGCGGCGGCGAGGTGCTGGGCGAGCGCGAGCGCGTGACGGTCGACGAGGCCGTTCGCGCCTACACGTACGGGTCGGCGTACGCGGTCGGCCAGGAGCACGCGACCGGCACCCTGAAGATCGGGATGCTGGCCGACTTCATCGCCCTCAGCGACGACCTGTACGAGATCGAGCCCGAGCGCATCGCGGAGCAGTACGTGACCACGACCGTCGTCGGCGGCGAGGTCGTCTTCGAGCGCTGA